A window of the Polaribacter sp. HaHaR_3_91 genome harbors these coding sequences:
- the sucC gene encoding ADP-forming succinate--CoA ligase subunit beta, protein MNLHEYQGKEILNSFGVRIQRGIVASTPAEAVEVAKKLTEETGTGWHVIKAQVHAGGRGKGGGVKLAKNLDEVKSISDDILGMMLVTPQTSAEGKLVNQVLICEDVYYPGDSEPDEYYMSVLLNRATGKNMIMYSTEGGMDIETVAEETPHLIFTEEIDPLLGIMPFQARKVAFNLGLSGVAFKEMTKFVTNLYKAYIGSDSAMFEINPVLKTSDSKIMAVDAKVSLDENALYRHKDYAAMRDLREENPIEVEAKAAGLNYVDLDGNVGCMVNGAGLAMGTMDLIKESGGEPANFLDVGGTADAARVETAFGIILKDPNVKAILVNIFGGIVRCDRVAQGVVDAYRSMGDKITVPIICRLQGTNAVEAKELIDNSGMEIISATEFQEAADKVAEVLGA, encoded by the coding sequence ATGAACTTACACGAATATCAAGGAAAAGAAATATTAAACAGTTTTGGCGTTAGAATACAACGTGGAATTGTTGCAAGTACTCCTGCAGAGGCAGTAGAAGTTGCGAAAAAGCTTACAGAAGAAACAGGAACTGGTTGGCATGTAATTAAAGCACAAGTTCACGCAGGTGGTCGTGGTAAAGGTGGTGGAGTTAAGTTGGCTAAAAACTTAGACGAAGTAAAAAGTATTTCTGATGATATTTTAGGAATGATGTTAGTTACTCCTCAAACTTCTGCAGAAGGAAAATTAGTGAATCAAGTTTTAATCTGTGAGGATGTATATTATCCTGGAGATTCTGAGCCAGATGAATACTATATGTCTGTCTTATTAAACAGAGCAACTGGTAAAAACATGATTATGTATTCTACAGAAGGTGGAATGGATATTGAAACTGTTGCAGAAGAAACTCCGCACTTAATTTTTACTGAAGAAATTGATCCTTTATTAGGAATCATGCCTTTTCAAGCACGTAAAGTTGCTTTTAACTTAGGTTTATCTGGAGTTGCTTTTAAAGAAATGACAAAATTTGTTACCAATTTATACAAAGCGTATATTGGTTCAGATTCTGCTATGTTTGAAATTAATCCAGTATTAAAAACATCTGATTCTAAAATTATGGCAGTTGATGCTAAAGTTTCTTTAGATGAAAATGCATTATACAGACATAAAGATTATGCAGCAATGCGTGATTTACGTGAAGAAAACCCAATTGAGGTTGAAGCAAAAGCTGCTGGTTTAAACTATGTAGATTTAGATGGAAACGTCGGTTGTATGGTAAACGGAGCTGGTTTAGCAATGGGAACTATGGATTTAATTAAAGAATCTGGAGGAGAGCCTGCTAACTTTTTAGACGTTGGTGGTACTGCAGATGCAGCTAGAGTTGAAACTGCTTTCGGTATTATCTTAAAAGACCCGAATGTAAAAGCAATTTTAGTAAACATTTTTGGAGGTATTGTACGTTGTGATAGAGTTGCACAAGGTGTTGTAGATGCTTACAGAAGTATGGGAGACAAAATTACTGTGCCAATTATTTGTAGATTACAAGGTACAAACGCTGTTGAAGCAAAAGAATTAATTGACAATTCTGGAATGGAAATTATTTCTGCTACAGAATTTCAAGAAGCTGCAGATAAAGTTGCTGAAGTTTTAGGAGCTTAA
- a CDS encoding DUF5916 domain-containing protein, translated as MFKRIILLLIAVLSIAPLSAQNKKNRKTIKTTRVKKTLKIDGLLNDVVWEKAEVCTDFVDLRPNNGKLVLEEYQTTVKVIYDDDAIYISAQMNDPDPEGIPQEFATRDNFSIADFFMVTINPNDDGQNPFEFLVQTTGNQADAKVSNGDEDFNWSAVWESVAKINDKGWAVEMKIPYRALRFANRPIQSWGFNFHRRLEKLNAHHTWTHIDNAVGRWTQYDGLIEDFIDLKPPTRLNLYPYASATANTFEGHTKYDWSVGMDIKYGLTENFTLDATLIPDFSQVGFDDVELNLGPFEQQFTEQRQFFTEGTELFNKANLFYSRRIGSDPIDQFNVESTLTSDEETTDYPSKVTMLNAIKVSGRTKSGLGIGFFNAITEKTEATIKNNSTGDTRKEVIAPFTNYNILVLDQQFNQNSTVTLINTNVTRDGRFRDANVTALDWHIETKDSKYNADGSVKMSNISDDINNPNTGYTFDNSFGYNSDHWNWELGYNFENKDFNPNDLGILFSNNEQSIYGSAGWRTLQPTKNYNWYNIYYYNNANFQHYSGIYTGFTVSAGIEAQTRNRFTFGGNLNYNTEEKDFFEPRQGSTSGIYFLQPERKNINIWISTNSQKKLEVNADIYYSAYNNYNKAAYGFSIAPRYRFTNQFSLQYQLDYNKTDNDLGFVDKVNTNIIFGKRDRKNYTNTIASKYSFSTNSSLSLSFRHYWGAVNYNDYYNLNTNGGLDSNTTYNSDNVNFNSWNLDLSYIWQFAPGSQLIAFYRNAIFNEDTNADLNFSKNLDNLFKESQRHTFSVRLVYFIDYNKLKNIF; from the coding sequence ATGTTTAAAAGAATAATTCTACTGCTTATTGCAGTGTTATCAATAGCTCCGCTATCTGCTCAAAATAAAAAAAACAGAAAAACTATTAAAACTACAAGGGTTAAAAAAACTCTTAAAATAGATGGTCTTTTAAATGATGTAGTATGGGAAAAGGCAGAAGTTTGTACAGACTTTGTTGACTTAAGACCAAATAATGGTAAATTAGTTTTAGAAGAATATCAAACAACTGTTAAGGTTATTTATGATGATGATGCCATCTATATTTCTGCTCAAATGAACGATCCAGACCCAGAAGGTATTCCGCAGGAGTTTGCAACAAGAGATAATTTTAGTATTGCAGACTTCTTTATGGTTACCATAAACCCTAACGACGATGGTCAAAATCCTTTTGAATTTTTAGTTCAAACTACCGGAAACCAAGCTGATGCTAAAGTTTCTAACGGAGATGAAGACTTTAATTGGAGTGCTGTTTGGGAAAGTGTTGCAAAAATTAATGATAAAGGTTGGGCTGTAGAAATGAAAATTCCCTACAGAGCACTTCGTTTTGCAAACAGACCAATACAATCTTGGGGGTTTAATTTTCACCGAAGGTTAGAGAAATTAAACGCTCATCATACCTGGACGCACATTGACAATGCTGTTGGAAGATGGACGCAATACGATGGTTTAATTGAAGATTTTATAGATCTTAAACCACCAACAAGATTAAATCTTTACCCATATGCTTCTGCAACTGCTAATACTTTTGAAGGACATACAAAATATGATTGGAGTGTTGGAATGGATATTAAATATGGTTTAACTGAAAATTTTACTTTAGATGCTACTCTAATTCCAGATTTTAGTCAGGTTGGTTTTGATGATGTTGAATTAAATTTAGGCCCTTTTGAACAACAATTTACTGAACAAAGGCAATTTTTTACAGAAGGAACCGAATTATTTAACAAAGCAAACCTTTTTTACTCTAGAAGAATAGGTAGTGACCCAATAGATCAATTTAACGTAGAAAGCACTTTAACTTCGGATGAAGAAACTACAGATTACCCAAGTAAAGTAACCATGTTAAATGCTATAAAAGTTTCTGGAAGAACAAAAAGCGGACTGGGAATTGGATTTTTTAATGCCATTACAGAAAAAACAGAAGCAACCATAAAAAATAATTCTACTGGAGACACTAGAAAAGAAGTGATAGCCCCTTTTACAAACTACAATATTTTAGTTTTAGACCAACAGTTTAATCAGAATTCTACAGTAACATTAATCAACACAAATGTTACAAGAGACGGCAGGTTTAGAGATGCAAATGTAACTGCTTTAGATTGGCACATAGAAACAAAAGACAGTAAATACAATGCAGATGGCTCTGTTAAGATGAGTAATATTTCTGATGACATTAACAACCCAAACACCGGGTATACATTTGATAATAGCTTTGGATATAATTCTGATCACTGGAACTGGGAATTGGGTTATAATTTTGAAAACAAAGATTTTAACCCGAATGATTTAGGAATTCTTTTTAGCAACAACGAACAATCTATTTATGGTAGCGCAGGGTGGCGAACTTTACAGCCAACCAAAAATTATAATTGGTATAATATTTACTACTACAACAATGCTAATTTTCAACATTATTCTGGCATTTATACTGGTTTTACTGTTAGTGCAGGAATTGAAGCCCAGACAAGAAATAGATTTACTTTTGGAGGAAACTTAAACTACAATACAGAAGAAAAAGATTTCTTTGAACCAAGACAAGGATCTACAAGTGGCATTTATTTTCTACAACCAGAAAGAAAAAATATAAATATTTGGATCTCTACCAACTCACAAAAAAAATTAGAAGTGAATGCAGATATTTATTATTCTGCCTACAACAATTACAACAAGGCAGCTTACGGCTTTAGCATTGCACCTCGTTATAGATTTACAAATCAGTTTTCTTTACAATATCAATTAGATTATAATAAAACGGATAATGATTTAGGTTTTGTAGATAAAGTAAACACCAACATTATCTTCGGTAAAAGAGATCGAAAAAACTACACCAACACCATTGCTAGTAAATATAGTTTTAGCACCAATTCTTCTTTATCTCTTAGTTTTAGACATTATTGGGGCGCTGTGAACTATAACGATTACTACAATCTTAACACAAACGGTGGATTAGACTCAAACACAACCTATAATAGCGATAATGTAAACTTTAATAGTTGGAATTTAGACCTGAGTTACATTTGGCAATTTGCCCCAGGGAGTCAGTTAATTGCTTTTTACAGAAATGCAATTTTTAATGAAGACACAAACGCAGACTTAAATTTCAGTAAAAACTTAGACAACTTATTTAAGGAATCACAAAGACATACGTTTTCTGTTAGGCTTGTTTATTTTATCGATTATAACAAATTGAAAAATATTTTTTAA
- a CDS encoding ABC transporter ATP-binding protein produces the protein MIIGKNIHKYYGDVEVLKGVDLHIKKGEIVAIVGPSGAGKTTLLQILGTLDKPQKDQNYELKLNNVSLKNLADKKLSSFRNQHIGFIFQFHQLLPEFTALENVCIPAFIAKKSKLETETRAKEILTFLGLSHRISHKPNELSGGEQQRVAVARALINNPSVILADEPSGNLDSESAKNLHELFFKLRDEFGQTFVIITHNEELANMADRKLTMIDGKIIE, from the coding sequence ATGATAATAGGTAAAAACATTCACAAATATTATGGGGATGTAGAAGTTTTAAAAGGAGTAGATTTACATATTAAAAAAGGAGAAATCGTTGCTATTGTTGGTCCATCCGGAGCAGGAAAAACAACTTTACTTCAAATTTTAGGCACCTTAGACAAACCTCAAAAAGATCAAAACTACGAGTTAAAACTAAATAACGTTTCACTAAAAAACCTCGCAGACAAAAAACTTTCTTCTTTTAGAAACCAGCATATTGGCTTTATATTTCAATTTCATCAATTATTACCAGAATTTACGGCTTTAGAAAATGTTTGTATTCCTGCTTTTATTGCTAAAAAATCGAAATTAGAAACAGAAACAAGAGCTAAAGAAATACTTACATTTTTAGGATTATCGCACAGAATAAGTCACAAACCAAACGAACTTTCTGGAGGAGAACAACAAAGAGTTGCCGTTGCCAGAGCATTAATTAACAATCCTTCCGTTATATTAGCGGATGAACCTAGTGGTAATCTAGATAGTGAATCTGCTAAAAACTTACACGAATTGTTCTTTAAATTGCGTGATGAATTTGGACAAACCTTTGTAATTATTACGCATAATGAAGAATTAGCAAACATGGCAGATAGAAAATTAACCATGATTGACGGTAAAATTATAGAATAG
- a CDS encoding CPBP family intramembrane glutamic endopeptidase — protein MKETFNNVISYLKNPVPGIDPNKNAGYRIKVFFHLFVISIATSIIITPLFSLIQELQLVDFETHKLEEMFKDLSFIQVLLLGSILTPILEETLFRAPITIFVKPKSFKYAFYIFTLIFGFIHISNFEITTNVLLLSPILILPQLLVGGYFGYIRVKFGLLWAMLLHGSYNGFLFLMSFLFE, from the coding sequence ATGAAAGAAACCTTTAACAATGTAATTAGCTATTTAAAAAATCCAGTACCAGGCATAGATCCCAATAAGAATGCTGGTTATCGCATTAAAGTATTCTTTCACCTATTTGTTATAAGCATAGCAACCAGCATTATAATCACTCCTTTATTCAGTTTAATTCAAGAGTTACAACTTGTAGATTTTGAAACTCATAAACTAGAAGAAATGTTTAAAGACTTGTCTTTTATTCAAGTTTTATTATTAGGTTCTATCCTTACTCCTATTTTAGAAGAAACCTTATTTAGAGCCCCAATTACTATTTTTGTAAAACCTAAATCGTTTAAATATGCCTTTTATATTTTTACACTAATTTTTGGTTTTATACATATTAGCAATTTTGAAATCACCACAAACGTCCTATTACTCTCTCCCATATTAATCTTACCACAATTATTAGTTGGTGGTTATTTTGGATATATAAGAGTAAAATTTGGCTTATTATGGGCGATGTTACTTCATGGAAGTTATAATGGTTTTTTATTTTTAATGAGTTTTTTATTTGAGTAG
- a CDS encoding TIGR02757 family protein, with amino-acid sequence MKKSELKEFLDEKVVLYNTPNFIESDPIQIPHLFTKKEDIEISGFLTATISWGNRTMIIKNATKMMDYFDHSPFDFVINHEENDLKILENFVHRTFNSIDLQQFITSLKHIYTHHQGLEKVLLVDEKQTDYKHAIHHLKQVFFETPHQQRTQKHISDPLKNSAAKRINMFLRWMVRNDNSGVDFGIWKTHKPANLSCPLDVHSGNVARKLKLLLRKQNDWKALSELDTNLRKLDPNDPVKYDFALFGLGVFEKF; translated from the coding sequence ATGAAGAAATCTGAATTAAAAGAATTTTTAGACGAGAAGGTAGTTCTATATAACACCCCTAATTTTATTGAATCTGACCCAATTCAGATTCCGCATTTGTTCACAAAAAAGGAAGATATTGAAATTTCAGGCTTTTTAACAGCAACTATTTCTTGGGGAAATCGAACCATGATTATTAAAAACGCCACTAAAATGATGGATTATTTTGATCATTCTCCTTTTGATTTTGTTATAAATCATGAAGAAAATGATTTAAAAATTCTTGAAAACTTCGTGCACAGAACTTTTAATTCAATCGATTTACAACAATTTATAACGTCTTTAAAACACATTTACACGCATCACCAAGGACTAGAAAAGGTGTTGTTGGTTGATGAAAAACAGACCGATTATAAGCATGCAATTCATCATCTAAAACAAGTTTTTTTTGAAACTCCTCATCAACAAAGAACTCAAAAACACATCTCAGATCCACTAAAAAACTCGGCCGCAAAAAGGATAAATATGTTCTTAAGATGGATGGTTAGAAACGATAATTCTGGGGTAGATTTTGGCATTTGGAAAACCCACAAACCAGCAAATTTATCATGCCCATTAGACGTACATTCTGGTAATGTTGCGCGTAAATTAAAACTCCTTTTAAGGAAACAAAACGACTGGAAAGCACTTTCTGAATTAGATACAAACTTGCGAAAACTAGATCCAAATGACCCAGTAAAATATGATTTCGCTTTGTTTGGTTTAGGTGTTTTTGAAAAATTTTAA
- a CDS encoding BatA domain-containing protein, with protein sequence MQFKNPEILYFLALLIIPIIVHLFQLQKFVKVPFTNVAFLQKLAQQTRKSSRIKKWLILGTRTLLFTAIIFAFSQPYFSNKTANKKQHNFIYLDNSLSTNTKGKRGNLLQIAAQEIIENASEKDVYSLQTNSSFYDRITKSELKNVLLKVKETSKKLDLPTVLLKFDSKTKSKTNTLNRTILISDFHNTYKNEFTNVTPDLSAIKLESSIKNNISIDSVFVTDYSGNNFTLNVLVKNQGETKNNIPVAVYNNNKLISKLSSSFKKDTLKNVQFKIQNQAEFNGKITINFSDTFAFDNVFYFTIKNDQKINILSIGNKANFLPKIYTKNEFNLTQSTVQNTNYNSILKQQLIILNEVEDITEILSKKIIEFFKNGGSLVIIPHKNLNINSYNSLFQNLSLGKIQPKKTDSLKITNINYKHPLFQNVFSKKVTNFQYPTVQHYYPFSSNNKSTIVAFENGSSFISQIKNGENNTFWISSSLDTKNSNFINSPLIVPVFYNFGKMSFKHPKLFYRIASENTIDIETNIKKDKVLKIANSENSFIPLQKKFQNKISITTKEQPLKSGIYSILQNTDTIQKIAYNYAKEESLLNFLDLNELKETNQNITVSNSVADVFKKINKKNEVHWLWKWFLSLAIVSLLLEILILKFYKP encoded by the coding sequence ATGCAATTTAAAAACCCAGAAATATTATACTTTTTAGCACTGTTAATCATACCGATTATAGTGCATCTTTTTCAACTACAAAAGTTCGTAAAAGTACCTTTTACAAATGTTGCTTTTTTACAAAAATTAGCACAACAAACACGTAAAAGTTCACGTATAAAAAAGTGGTTAATATTAGGTACAAGAACACTTTTATTTACCGCTATTATTTTTGCATTTTCACAACCTTATTTCAGCAACAAAACAGCAAACAAAAAACAACATAACTTCATCTATTTAGACAACTCTTTAAGTACAAATACAAAAGGAAAAAGAGGGAATTTATTACAAATAGCAGCCCAAGAAATTATAGAAAACGCATCAGAAAAAGATGTATATTCGCTGCAGACAAATTCCAGTTTCTACGACAGAATTACAAAGTCAGAACTAAAAAACGTTCTATTAAAGGTTAAAGAAACTTCAAAAAAATTAGATTTACCTACTGTTTTACTAAAATTCGACTCAAAAACAAAAAGTAAAACCAACACTCTAAATAGAACAATATTAATATCTGATTTTCATAACACTTACAAAAACGAGTTTACAAATGTAACACCTGATTTATCAGCCATAAAACTAGAATCTTCCATAAAAAACAACATTTCTATAGACAGTGTTTTCGTTACTGATTATAGCGGCAATAATTTCACACTCAATGTTCTTGTAAAAAACCAAGGGGAAACAAAAAACAACATTCCTGTTGCTGTTTACAACAATAACAAACTAATTAGTAAACTCTCCTCCTCTTTTAAAAAAGACACTTTAAAAAACGTTCAATTTAAAATTCAAAACCAGGCAGAATTTAACGGTAAAATAACCATTAATTTTAGCGACACTTTCGCCTTTGATAATGTATTTTATTTCACCATAAAAAATGATCAAAAAATCAATATTTTATCAATCGGAAACAAAGCTAATTTCCTTCCAAAAATTTACACTAAAAATGAATTTAACCTCACACAATCTACAGTCCAAAACACCAACTATAATTCCATTTTAAAACAGCAATTAATTATCCTAAATGAGGTAGAAGATATAACTGAAATACTATCTAAAAAAATCATTGAATTTTTTAAAAACGGAGGAAGTCTTGTAATTATTCCACATAAAAACTTGAATATTAATTCTTACAATTCTTTGTTTCAAAATTTGAGTTTAGGTAAAATTCAACCTAAAAAAACAGACAGTTTAAAAATTACAAACATCAACTATAAGCATCCACTTTTTCAAAATGTATTTTCAAAAAAAGTGACAAATTTTCAATATCCAACAGTGCAACATTACTACCCTTTCTCTTCAAATAATAAAAGTACAATTGTAGCTTTTGAAAACGGAAGTTCTTTTATTTCTCAAATTAAAAATGGAGAAAATAACACCTTTTGGATATCGAGTTCTCTAGACACAAAAAACAGTAATTTTATAAATTCTCCTTTAATAGTTCCTGTGTTTTACAACTTCGGAAAAATGAGTTTTAAACACCCTAAATTATTCTATAGAATTGCATCAGAAAACACCATTGATATTGAAACAAATATTAAAAAAGACAAGGTGTTAAAAATTGCAAATTCTGAAAATTCTTTTATTCCGTTGCAAAAGAAATTTCAAAATAAAATAAGTATCACCACAAAAGAACAACCATTAAAATCTGGCATATATAGCATCCTACAAAATACAGATACCATTCAAAAAATTGCATACAATTATGCTAAGGAAGAAAGTTTGTTAAATTTTCTGGACTTAAATGAACTAAAAGAAACCAATCAAAATATTACTGTTTCTAATTCAGTTGCAGACGTTTTTAAAAAAATCAACAAAAAAAATGAAGTTCATTGGCTTTGGAAATGGTTTTTATCGTTGGCAATTGTATCTTTGCTTTTAGAAATTTTGATTTTAAAATTCTATAAACCATGA